From Candidatus Aegiribacteria sp., one genomic window encodes:
- a CDS encoding polysaccharide biosynthesis C-terminal domain-containing protein, whose product MKENLNIVHVNDHKRDLSRESIFYATALIFSGLVQVAFLPFFSKFLSADAAGELGTLRIIAEAIAGIVVLGLPTALIRAWQRTANHRAVLVRGIFFPAVPALLMALLVLLLQGSLTSFLHLQHSQYLIHAVLLGIGVAYVQLSLSFPRADGLAGRYLLLQIIRGFLALGALAVFLYAFSFNAIPSFLTARWAPSFLIAAVAIIMMWKRTAGSERTEKPSTLSSDILGFSLPLIPATLSMIVLSSADMFMLRNIYPDLAESGYYEWASRACLVLMPMILGFDMAWKRFIFRKRRTGGNLAELGRAGLLFMVMVNWTALLLAMSSPWIVGLVGGVHFLPSLRVLPTLAGASAMFGLFLISQTGCLLTGQTRYIAGMTLFGAILNIGFNFRLIPVAGALGAAFATLGTNLFMALSLFWLGRKVFPISFFAVTLTVVLPISYGPLATLNAGFRSAIVLVGSFITILIIAVLRKLGTTISEGSSE is encoded by the coding sequence CTTGTTCAGGTAGCCTTTCTTCCCTTTTTCTCTAAATTCCTGTCTGCTGATGCCGCAGGAGAACTCGGTACGCTGAGAATCATCGCGGAAGCCATCGCCGGAATAGTAGTGCTTGGTCTTCCCACTGCGCTGATAAGAGCCTGGCAGAGGACAGCGAATCACAGGGCAGTTCTGGTTCGAGGCATCTTTTTCCCTGCCGTTCCGGCTCTATTGATGGCTCTGCTTGTTCTTCTACTTCAGGGATCCCTTACATCATTCCTTCATCTGCAGCATTCCCAATACCTGATTCACGCTGTCCTTCTTGGAATCGGAGTTGCATACGTTCAGCTGTCTCTGTCTTTCCCGAGGGCGGACGGTCTGGCAGGCCGATATCTCCTGCTGCAGATAATCCGCGGGTTTCTTGCTCTTGGAGCGCTTGCTGTTTTCCTTTATGCCTTTTCTTTCAATGCGATTCCCTCTTTCCTGACAGCAAGATGGGCTCCCTCCTTCCTGATTGCCGCAGTGGCAATAATCATGATGTGGAAAAGAACGGCCGGTTCGGAAAGAACTGAGAAACCGTCAACTCTGAGCAGTGATATACTTGGTTTCAGCCTGCCATTGATTCCTGCGACGCTGTCCATGATCGTACTTTCATCCGCTGATATGTTCATGCTGAGAAACATCTATCCTGATCTTGCGGAAAGCGGATATTACGAATGGGCAAGCCGTGCCTGTCTTGTTCTCATGCCGATGATTCTGGGTTTTGATATGGCTTGGAAGCGGTTCATTTTCAGGAAACGGAGAACCGGCGGAAATCTTGCGGAACTGGGCAGAGCAGGATTGCTTTTCATGGTTATGGTTAACTGGACAGCCCTTCTTCTTGCTATGTCATCTCCATGGATTGTAGGTCTGGTTGGAGGCGTTCATTTCCTGCCTTCCCTTCGCGTACTGCCTACGCTTGCCGGAGCCAGCGCCATGTTCGGGCTGTTCCTTATTTCTCAGACTGGTTGTCTTCTTACAGGTCAGACCAGATATATTGCGGGAATGACACTGTTCGGTGCTATTCTGAATATAGGATTCAATTTTAGATTGATACCTGTAGCAGGTGCTCTTGGAGCGGCTTTTGCTACACTCGGCACAAATCTGTTCATGGCTCTGAGTCTTTTCTGGCTTGGCAGAAAGGTTTTCCCGATTAGTTTCTTTGCAGTTACGCTGACTGTAGTATTACCGATTTCCTACGGTCCTCTGGCAACGCTTAATGCCGGCTTTCGGTCGGCTATTGTCCTTGTCGGATCTTTCATCACAATTCTTATCATCGCTGTTCTCAGAAAGCTGGGAACCACAATCTCGGAAGGCAGCTCGGAATGA